The following proteins come from a genomic window of Corallococcus sp. NCRR:
- a CDS encoding PPK2 family polyphosphate kinase, whose product MDIIRNDKQGAKVKLERIATTPPKKEDKEAAKEEFAALGEELFDLQDLLWGAKMNSVLIVLQGRDTAGKDGTIKHVVGSLNPRGVSVTSFGVPSTEEREHDFLWRVHLKAPRQGEFSIFNRSHYEDVLVARVNNLVPEKLWRSRYQHIRDFETLLAEHGTLVLKFFLHISQEEQEQRLLAREQEPRKAWKIAAGDWEDRKHWADYTRAYEDVFARTSTQQAPWHLVPSDAKWYRNLVVARAVAEALRPHREAWQARLDEVGKQKKAELRAWRKKR is encoded by the coding sequence ATGGACATCATCCGCAACGACAAGCAGGGCGCGAAGGTGAAGCTGGAGCGCATCGCCACGACGCCTCCCAAGAAGGAGGACAAGGAGGCGGCCAAGGAGGAGTTCGCCGCGCTGGGCGAGGAGCTGTTCGACCTTCAAGACCTGCTGTGGGGCGCGAAGATGAACTCCGTCCTCATCGTCCTGCAGGGGCGCGACACCGCCGGCAAGGACGGCACCATCAAGCACGTGGTGGGCAGCCTCAATCCGCGCGGCGTGAGCGTGACGTCCTTCGGCGTGCCCAGCACGGAGGAGCGGGAGCACGACTTCCTCTGGCGCGTGCACCTCAAGGCCCCGCGCCAGGGCGAGTTCTCCATCTTCAACCGCTCCCACTATGAGGACGTGCTCGTGGCGCGGGTGAACAACCTGGTCCCGGAGAAGCTCTGGCGGTCGCGCTACCAGCACATCCGCGACTTCGAGACCCTGCTCGCCGAGCACGGCACCCTCGTCCTCAAGTTCTTCCTCCACATCAGCCAGGAGGAGCAGGAGCAGCGGCTGCTGGCGCGCGAACAGGAGCCTCGCAAGGCGTGGAAGATCGCCGCGGGTGACTGGGAGGACCGCAAGCACTGGGCGGACTACACGCGCGCCTATGAGGACGTCTTCGCTCGCACGTCCACCCAGCAGGCGCCCTGGCACCTGGTTCCGTCGGACGCCAAGTGGTACCGCAACCTGGTGGTGGCCCGCGCCGTGGCGGAGGCCCTGCGCCCCCACCGCGAAGCCTGGCAGGCCCGGCTGGATGAAGTGGGCAAGCAGAAGAAGGCGGAGCTCCGCGCCTGGCGCAAGAAGCGCTGA
- a CDS encoding OmpA family protein → MFLPNRLRLLSTLALLPSLASAASTPVPSFDLERLSLNPTSRAALGTAAGGLREPGELRLSLAAHYERSPLTLFRDGERMESLVGSRTQVQLAGTYTVSKRFEVGAILPLMAHQGTNGFSDAGMTSPSSWGLGTPVLQGRLGLLDEASAPVSLAAELAVGLPVGNKDSLQGSGGWDVTPRVSAGRTVGPVVLGLEAGIRLRNRTAVGSNAVGSELPWAATVATTGHKLRGELGLRSAVPLTDSPVPMELLAGGRYTLGSRMEVFALGGPGLGTAPGTPAFRVMAGLSVSALQAVQPMMRPRVAEAPAPAPAPAPVVAAVAPEPAPVAPPVAMVDVCAPNQSHSLEQCPDLDDDNDGVANAKDHCPVDPEDRDGFLDEDGCPEVDNDGDAVADMVDNCPMVAGPAANQGCPAKQKQLVVITQDRLEIREKVYFASGKARVLPRSFPLLEQVAKVLVNHPELKHILVEGHTDSRGRPETNRTLSQQRASAVVQQLETRGVPADRLMAAGRGPDAPVASNDTASGRELNRRVEFHIESAPAAGQASRD, encoded by the coding sequence ATGTTCCTGCCGAACCGTCTGCGTCTGTTGTCCACCCTGGCGCTGCTGCCCTCCCTGGCCAGCGCCGCCTCGACCCCTGTTCCCTCGTTCGACCTGGAGCGGCTGAGCCTCAACCCCACGTCGCGCGCCGCGCTGGGCACGGCGGCGGGCGGCCTGCGCGAGCCCGGTGAGCTGCGCCTGTCCCTGGCGGCGCACTACGAGCGCTCGCCGCTCACGCTCTTCCGCGATGGTGAGCGGATGGAGTCGCTCGTCGGGTCGCGCACGCAGGTGCAGCTGGCGGGCACCTATACGGTGAGCAAGCGGTTCGAGGTGGGCGCCATCCTCCCGCTGATGGCCCACCAGGGCACGAACGGGTTCTCCGACGCGGGCATGACGTCTCCTTCTTCGTGGGGGCTGGGAACGCCGGTGCTGCAGGGCCGGCTGGGGCTGCTGGATGAGGCGTCCGCGCCGGTGTCGCTGGCGGCGGAGCTGGCGGTGGGCCTGCCCGTGGGCAACAAGGATTCGCTCCAGGGCAGCGGCGGCTGGGACGTGACACCGCGCGTGTCCGCGGGCCGCACGGTGGGGCCGGTGGTGCTGGGCCTGGAGGCAGGCATCCGGCTTCGCAACCGCACGGCGGTGGGCTCGAACGCGGTCGGCTCGGAGCTGCCCTGGGCGGCCACCGTGGCCACCACGGGGCACAAGCTGCGCGGCGAGCTGGGATTGCGCTCCGCGGTGCCGCTGACGGACAGCCCGGTGCCCATGGAGCTCCTGGCGGGCGGCCGCTACACGCTGGGGTCCCGCATGGAGGTGTTCGCGCTGGGCGGCCCCGGTCTGGGCACCGCGCCGGGCACGCCCGCCTTTCGCGTGATGGCCGGCCTGTCCGTCTCCGCGCTCCAGGCGGTCCAGCCGATGATGCGTCCCCGCGTCGCCGAGGCCCCCGCCCCTGCTCCCGCTCCCGCTCCGGTGGTGGCCGCCGTGGCGCCGGAGCCGGCGCCGGTGGCGCCTCCGGTGGCAATGGTGGACGTGTGCGCCCCGAACCAGAGCCATTCGCTGGAGCAGTGCCCGGACCTGGATGACGACAACGACGGCGTGGCCAACGCCAAGGACCACTGCCCGGTGGACCCCGAGGACCGCGACGGCTTCCTCGACGAGGACGGCTGCCCGGAGGTGGACAACGACGGCGACGCGGTGGCGGACATGGTGGACAACTGCCCGATGGTGGCGGGCCCCGCGGCGAACCAGGGATGCCCGGCGAAGCAGAAGCAGCTGGTGGTCATCACCCAGGACCGGCTGGAGATCCGCGAGAAGGTCTACTTCGCCTCCGGCAAGGCGCGTGTGCTGCCGCGTTCGTTCCCGCTGCTGGAGCAGGTGGCGAAGGTGCTCGTCAACCACCCGGAGCTGAAGCACATCCTGGTGGAGGGCCACACCGACTCGCGCGGCCGTCCGGAGACCAACCGGACGCTGTCCCAGCAGCGCGCCTCCGCGGTCGTCCAGCAGTTGGAGACGCGCGGCGTCCCGGCGGATCGGCTGATGGCCGCCGGCCGTGGCCCCGACGCCCCCGTCGCCTCCAACGACACCGCCTCCGGCCGTGAGCTCAACCGGCGCGTGGAGTTCCACATCGAGTCCGCGCCCGCCGCCGGCCAGGCCTCGCGCGACTGA
- a CDS encoding Ig-like domain-containing protein, which produces MSTSSYRLLVGALAALCLNARATAEASPVSNTVSPRQLAAALPDATPAAPVILTPTLGLILNTALPFYSGTAEAGAKVTLSLDGKIAATVTADVNGRWSYTPGLLELLSNGVHTLVAVSTNVAGQTGPAASVQFSILALGPETVILSGPALSTAQQQARFTFASSALLVSYQCALDSDTFVACDNPRDYTNLAEGAHRFQVRSKDLLGLLTDTTPATYSWTVDLTPPKTTFTSTPPAYSNAPISALAFKSSETPSTFTCSLDSGPVLPCASPYLTLLLADGPHTLAVRARDAAGNQETEPTTFSWTVDTVAPAIPRVTSLTPGATVAVSPAEVSGRGEPGSVVQLMVDGVTVGTAEVDVAGQWTVALPGTLVDGVHLLTASAKDAAGNVSLPVTVSFTLDSTGADTRIVSGPPLFSASTSATFGFTSENAGATFRCNLDSLLPTSCANPALYQDLRDGVHVFSVFAVAPNGLPDLTPAVHTWTVDTVAPVVSLVTSPPEVLAGTVASFGFDSNEALATFQCSVDGFEFQDCLANITLENLLPGTHTIQVRAVDAAGNIGVAVSYTWEMTQAGGGTGGGTGTDGGTGTGGNTDGGTGTDAGTGTGTDGGTGTGTGTDAGTGTGGTTDPGPGTGGNTGNGSDAGTGTGGTTDPGTGGGQTPDDSGVIGGTPDDELLGGGLGCGATSPAPAMWAGALLAGLMARARRRKS; this is translated from the coding sequence ATGTCGACCTCTTCCTATCGCCTCCTCGTGGGGGCCCTGGCCGCGCTTTGCCTGAATGCCCGTGCGACCGCCGAGGCCTCGCCTGTCTCCAACACCGTGTCCCCGCGCCAGCTGGCCGCGGCGCTCCCCGACGCGACTCCCGCGGCGCCCGTCATCCTGACGCCCACGCTGGGGCTGATCTTGAACACCGCGCTGCCGTTCTACAGCGGCACCGCGGAGGCCGGCGCGAAGGTGACGCTCAGCCTGGACGGGAAGATCGCCGCGACGGTGACGGCGGACGTGAATGGCCGCTGGAGCTACACGCCGGGGCTGCTGGAGCTGCTGTCCAACGGCGTTCACACGCTGGTGGCGGTGAGCACCAACGTCGCGGGCCAGACGGGCCCCGCGGCCAGCGTGCAGTTCAGCATCCTGGCGCTGGGGCCGGAGACGGTCATCCTCAGCGGCCCGGCGCTCTCCACCGCGCAGCAGCAGGCGCGCTTCACGTTCGCGTCGTCGGCGCTGCTGGTGTCGTACCAGTGCGCGCTGGACAGCGACACGTTCGTGGCGTGTGACAACCCGCGCGACTACACGAACCTGGCCGAAGGCGCGCACCGGTTCCAGGTGCGCTCCAAGGACTTGCTCGGGCTGCTGACGGACACCACGCCGGCCACGTACTCGTGGACGGTGGACCTCACGCCACCGAAGACGACCTTCACGTCCACGCCGCCGGCCTACAGCAACGCTCCGATTTCGGCGCTCGCCTTCAAGTCCTCGGAGACGCCGTCCACGTTCACCTGCTCGCTGGACAGCGGCCCCGTCCTGCCGTGCGCGTCGCCGTACCTGACGCTCCTGCTGGCGGATGGGCCGCACACGCTGGCGGTGCGCGCCCGGGACGCCGCGGGCAACCAGGAGACGGAGCCCACGACGTTCAGCTGGACGGTGGACACGGTGGCGCCGGCGATTCCGCGGGTGACGTCGCTGACGCCGGGCGCGACGGTGGCCGTCTCGCCCGCGGAGGTGAGCGGCCGGGGTGAGCCCGGGTCGGTGGTGCAGCTGATGGTCGACGGCGTGACGGTGGGCACGGCGGAGGTGGATGTCGCGGGCCAGTGGACGGTCGCGCTGCCGGGCACGCTGGTGGACGGGGTGCACCTGCTGACGGCGTCGGCCAAGGACGCGGCGGGCAACGTCAGCCTGCCCGTGACGGTGTCCTTCACGCTGGACAGCACGGGGGCGGACACGCGCATCGTGTCGGGCCCGCCGCTGTTCAGCGCCAGCACCAGTGCCACCTTCGGCTTCACGTCGGAGAACGCGGGCGCCACGTTCCGGTGCAACCTGGACTCGCTGCTGCCGACGTCCTGCGCCAACCCGGCGCTGTACCAGGACCTGCGTGATGGCGTGCACGTGTTCAGCGTGTTCGCCGTCGCGCCCAACGGCCTGCCGGACCTGACGCCGGCCGTGCACACCTGGACGGTGGACACGGTGGCGCCGGTGGTCTCGCTGGTGACGTCGCCACCGGAGGTGCTGGCCGGAACGGTGGCCTCGTTCGGCTTCGACTCGAATGAAGCGCTGGCCACGTTCCAGTGCAGCGTGGATGGGTTCGAGTTCCAGGACTGCCTGGCGAACATCACGCTGGAGAACCTGCTGCCCGGGACGCACACGATCCAGGTCCGCGCGGTGGACGCGGCGGGCAACATCGGCGTCGCGGTGAGCTACACGTGGGAGATGACCCAGGCCGGCGGTGGCACGGGCGGTGGCACCGGCACGGATGGCGGTACGGGCACCGGCGGTAACACCGATGGTGGCACGGGCACGGATGCGGGCACCGGCACGGGCACGGATGGCGGCACGGGCACCGGCACCGGCACGGATGCGGGCACGGGCACCGGCGGCACCACGGACCCGGGCCCGGGCACCGGCGGCAACACGGGGAACGGCTCGGACGCGGGCACCGGCACGGGCGGCACCACGGACCCGGGCACCGGCGGTGGCCAGACTCCGGACGACTCCGGAGTGATCGGCGGCACGCCCGACGACGAGCTGCTTGGCGGCGGCCTGGGCTGCGGCGCCACGTCCCCTGCTCCGGCGATGTGGGCCGGCGCGCTGCTCGCGGGCCTGATGGCGCGCGCCCGCCGCCGCAAGTCCTGA
- a CDS encoding cytochrome c peroxidase, whose protein sequence is MAGHRFIASTLGAFALAGLAGCTDTAASVEATAEPATSQAELASVAQAVAGRKHFQEALPGTNGRSCATCHVLADNTALTPEHVESLWASNPADPLFNRIDADDPTAPVPTYEHLKKGLVRVVLPLPANMDVIDVQGNVITAPDRKVSVWRAVPSIADTGFSGPFQFDGRETDLVTQAQSAVTSHSEGGTVAPAVLQRIAAFERSVFSSPRARFVSELLERGWPLSIIPDPDALLLLDASERRGRDVYNLACEACHGDRTRNRIVNRATHDALFYALKPDGNIQYTVTPGGTPEPVRVPRPHSEFLNAGYAYMTYLGQRGVVPLFNTSVDFPQYRFRFYTDGTRQHALTDLPPIPVTASGDPDDINPALDENGAPIVGPALAAQWSSTDPGRALISGDPAEFEAFDVPSLRGIARTAPYFHDNSHATLAETVDTYSRFILPGIPSVGAPPVHPPEFPGGPPESLGPAQKKDLLRFLQRM, encoded by the coding sequence ATGGCAGGGCATCGATTCATCGCGAGCACCCTGGGCGCCTTCGCGCTCGCCGGGCTCGCTGGCTGCACCGACACCGCGGCCTCCGTGGAGGCCACCGCCGAGCCCGCGACGTCCCAGGCGGAGCTGGCGTCCGTGGCGCAGGCGGTCGCTGGCAGGAAGCACTTCCAGGAGGCCCTGCCCGGCACCAACGGGCGCTCCTGCGCGACGTGCCACGTCCTCGCGGACAACACCGCGCTCACCCCTGAGCACGTGGAGTCCCTCTGGGCGAGCAACCCCGCGGATCCGCTGTTCAACCGCATCGACGCGGATGACCCCACCGCCCCCGTGCCCACCTACGAGCACCTGAAGAAGGGCTTGGTGCGCGTGGTGCTCCCGCTCCCCGCGAACATGGACGTCATCGACGTGCAGGGGAACGTCATCACCGCCCCGGACCGCAAGGTGTCCGTCTGGCGCGCCGTGCCGAGCATCGCCGACACCGGCTTCTCCGGTCCCTTCCAGTTCGACGGCCGCGAAACCGACCTCGTCACCCAGGCCCAGAGCGCCGTCACCAGCCACAGCGAGGGCGGCACGGTGGCGCCGGCCGTGCTCCAGCGCATCGCCGCGTTCGAGCGCAGCGTGTTCAGCTCTCCGCGCGCCCGCTTCGTGTCGGAGCTATTGGAGCGCGGCTGGCCGCTGAGCATCATCCCGGATCCGGACGCCCTGCTCCTGCTCGACGCGTCCGAGCGGCGCGGCCGTGACGTCTACAACCTGGCCTGCGAGGCCTGCCACGGCGACCGCACGCGCAACCGCATCGTGAACCGCGCCACGCACGACGCGCTCTTCTACGCGCTCAAGCCCGACGGCAACATCCAGTACACCGTCACGCCCGGAGGCACGCCCGAACCCGTGCGCGTGCCCCGCCCCCACAGCGAGTTCCTCAACGCCGGCTACGCGTACATGACCTACCTGGGCCAGCGCGGCGTCGTGCCCCTCTTCAACACGTCCGTCGACTTCCCCCAGTACCGCTTCCGCTTCTACACGGACGGCACGCGCCAGCACGCCCTCACGGACCTGCCTCCCATCCCCGTCACCGCGAGCGGCGACCCGGATGACATCAACCCCGCGCTGGATGAGAACGGCGCGCCCATCGTGGGCCCCGCGCTCGCGGCGCAGTGGTCCTCCACCGACCCCGGACGCGCGCTGATCAGCGGCGACCCCGCGGAGTTCGAAGCCTTCGACGTGCCGTCCCTGCGAGGCATTGCCCGCACCGCGCCGTACTTCCACGACAACAGCCACGCCACGCTCGCGGAGACGGTGGACACCTACAGCCGCTTCATCCTCCCGGGAATCCCGTCCGTGGGCGCGCCGCCGGTGCACCCGCCCGAGTTCCCGGGCGGGCCGCCGGAGTCCCTCGGCCCCGCGCAGAAGAAGGACCTGCTGCGCTTCCTCCAGCGGATGTGA
- a CDS encoding SRPBCC family protein, translating into MHERREAPMAEAYASQLIQAPADVVWDRVGGFDSLPRWHPGVVSSERVTRPDSGPLRRFTTRDGEVYLEARLAYDSNARSYAYEMLEGPLPVRDFVAKLRVTPVTATGQTFVEWHATFRLAPGHEGEAAALSQWIREEFFARGLRGLAHTFLPPPPRVPAPELEWRR; encoded by the coding sequence ATGCACGAACGACGTGAGGCACCGATGGCCGAGGCCTATGCGAGTCAGCTCATCCAGGCACCCGCGGACGTGGTCTGGGACCGCGTGGGAGGCTTTGACAGCCTTCCGCGCTGGCACCCGGGCGTCGTCTCCAGCGAGCGGGTGACGCGTCCCGACTCCGGCCCCCTGCGCCGGTTCACCACACGGGACGGTGAGGTGTACCTGGAGGCGCGGTTGGCGTACGACTCGAACGCGCGCAGCTATGCGTACGAGATGTTGGAGGGCCCGCTGCCCGTGCGCGACTTCGTGGCGAAGCTGCGGGTGACGCCGGTGACGGCGACCGGGCAGACCTTCGTGGAGTGGCACGCGACCTTCCGGCTGGCGCCCGGCCACGAGGGCGAGGCGGCGGCGCTGTCCCAGTGGATCCGCGAGGAGTTCTTCGCGCGGGGCCTGCGGGGACTCGCGCACACCTTCCTGCCACCTCCGCCCCGGGTGCCGGCGCCGGAGCTGGAGTGGCGGCGTTGA
- a CDS encoding OsmC family protein encodes MTSASITEYETRLYWQGDRGAVLTSDRAPPVPIGRPLCGQQVGPGDGRWDPEALLVGAVEGRTLHAFLDGAREAGVDVLFYQSSATARLVSGGPEEAAHFTDLIVRPHVAVASPREAEDARQVFARLPARCFPSSMLQLTPRIEPVVEVWAHARREDATAAVENHAAEPQEVVPAVPWESGMRSVEAHADESTDESAHEAGEGAGTEAHA; translated from the coding sequence ATGACCTCCGCTTCCATCACCGAGTACGAAACGCGTCTCTACTGGCAGGGAGACCGGGGCGCGGTGCTGACGAGCGACCGTGCGCCCCCCGTTCCGATTGGCCGTCCGCTGTGCGGCCAGCAGGTCGGGCCCGGCGATGGACGGTGGGACCCGGAGGCGCTGCTGGTGGGCGCGGTGGAGGGGCGCACGCTGCACGCGTTCCTGGACGGAGCCCGGGAGGCGGGCGTGGACGTGCTCTTCTACCAGAGCTCCGCCACGGCCCGGCTGGTGAGCGGGGGTCCTGAAGAGGCCGCCCACTTCACCGACCTCATCGTCCGGCCGCACGTCGCGGTGGCCAGCCCGAGGGAGGCGGAGGACGCGCGCCAGGTCTTCGCGAGGCTCCCTGCGCGCTGCTTCCCAAGCTCCATGCTCCAGCTCACCCCGCGCATCGAGCCGGTGGTGGAGGTCTGGGCCCACGCCCGTCGCGAGGACGCCACCGCGGCTGTCGAAAACCACGCAGCCGAGCCTCAAGAGGTGGTCCCGGCGGTTCCCTGGGAGAGCGGCATGCGCAGTGTGGAAGCACATGCCGACGAATCCACAGACGAATCCGCCCACGAAGCCGGTGAAGGAGCCGGGACCGAAGCCCACGCCTGA
- a CDS encoding PAS domain-containing sensor histidine kinase, with translation MLTSFSPQHLVRILAVAAACAVLMGLVAAWSESQSAGVRLALVAVSAFVLAAVGALAALRAMARSERECARLLNQANDARALRDAVMDITPVGFAFYDRDLRYVHVNAALAAMNGLPVAAHLGRHVAEVLPALGTVLAPRLARALESDAPLQDLSLQVETPAAPGETRFWFGSYSRVRGSGGAVLGVIASLSEVTERMRAEASLQEHEGRLDVLTRSLPDYLWGGKLRDGVLRDFYCTPVVERTTGFPASAFTAGGGPEGTPSPLWAEMIHPEDRTRYRECIESLALAPSTEVEIEHRIICADGRVRWVRSRAAASGLDDRGGVHLGCVVTDVTDRRLADDLRQRLNDSFRRSATEWRRTFDAVASPLLVLSAEGIIHRLNEAARLLFREADPSGQPLSVTAGAPPWSSAGPLVEELRATHGSTSRQVHDAESHRTWEVSAAWVDEKASEDPRIILVATEVTRLLELQAHVRRSETMAAMGAIVAGVAHEVRNPLFSISAVVDAIEATYGAQPELKPYLDVLRGEVRRLTHLTQELFEYGRPTRGEWTDGAVGAVVSEALSACMLTSDKAAVKLEREVSDALPPVRMDARRLFHVFRNVVENAVQHSPQGTTVHVTAETVEEAGRPWVRCTVHDGGPGFKSEDLPHVFEPFFSKRRGGTGLGLSIVQRILEEHQGRIRLSNHPQGGAEVTILLPALSPAVHTGTTPQSQVS, from the coding sequence ATGCTCACGTCCTTCTCGCCCCAGCACCTGGTCCGGATCCTCGCTGTCGCCGCCGCGTGCGCGGTGCTCATGGGGCTGGTCGCGGCCTGGAGCGAAAGCCAGTCAGCGGGTGTCCGCCTCGCCCTGGTGGCGGTGAGCGCGTTCGTGCTGGCGGCGGTGGGCGCGCTCGCCGCGCTTCGCGCGATGGCCCGGAGCGAGCGTGAGTGCGCCCGGCTGCTCAACCAGGCGAATGACGCGCGGGCGCTGCGCGACGCGGTGATGGACATCACGCCGGTGGGCTTCGCGTTCTACGATCGCGACCTGCGCTACGTGCACGTCAATGCCGCGCTCGCCGCGATGAATGGCCTGCCGGTGGCGGCGCACCTGGGCCGCCACGTCGCGGAGGTGCTGCCGGCGCTGGGCACGGTGCTCGCGCCCCGGCTCGCCCGCGCGCTGGAGTCGGACGCGCCCCTGCAGGACCTCAGCCTCCAGGTGGAGACACCCGCCGCGCCCGGCGAGACGCGCTTCTGGTTCGGGAGCTACTCGCGCGTGCGCGGCTCGGGCGGCGCGGTGCTGGGCGTCATCGCGTCCCTGTCGGAGGTCACCGAGCGGATGCGCGCGGAGGCCTCCCTCCAGGAGCACGAGGGGCGCCTGGACGTGCTCACCCGGTCGCTGCCGGACTACCTGTGGGGTGGGAAGCTGCGGGACGGCGTGTTGCGTGACTTCTACTGCACGCCCGTCGTGGAGCGGACCACCGGCTTTCCGGCCAGCGCCTTCACCGCCGGCGGCGGCCCGGAGGGAACGCCCTCGCCGCTGTGGGCGGAGATGATCCACCCGGAGGACCGGACGCGCTACCGCGAGTGCATCGAGTCGCTGGCGCTGGCCCCGAGCACGGAGGTGGAGATTGAACACCGCATCATCTGCGCGGACGGGCGCGTGCGCTGGGTGCGCAGCCGCGCCGCGGCTTCCGGCCTGGACGACCGGGGCGGCGTGCACCTGGGCTGCGTCGTCACGGACGTCACCGACCGGCGGCTCGCGGACGACCTGCGCCAGCGATTGAACGACAGCTTCCGCCGCTCCGCGACGGAGTGGCGCCGCACCTTCGACGCGGTGGCATCACCACTGCTGGTGCTGAGCGCGGAGGGCATCATCCACCGGCTCAATGAAGCGGCCCGCCTGCTCTTCCGGGAGGCGGACCCCTCCGGCCAGCCGCTCTCCGTGACCGCCGGTGCGCCGCCCTGGTCCAGCGCGGGACCGCTGGTGGAGGAGCTGCGCGCGACGCACGGAAGCACCAGCCGCCAGGTGCACGACGCGGAGTCCCACCGCACCTGGGAGGTGTCGGCCGCCTGGGTGGACGAGAAGGCCAGCGAGGACCCCCGCATCATCCTGGTGGCTACTGAGGTCACCCGGCTGCTGGAGCTGCAGGCCCACGTGCGCCGCAGTGAGACCATGGCCGCCATGGGCGCCATCGTCGCGGGCGTGGCCCACGAGGTGCGCAATCCCCTCTTCTCCATCTCCGCGGTCGTGGACGCCATCGAGGCCACGTACGGCGCGCAGCCGGAGCTCAAGCCCTACCTGGACGTGCTGCGCGGCGAGGTGCGCCGCCTCACCCACCTCACGCAGGAGCTGTTCGAATACGGCCGCCCCACCCGGGGCGAGTGGACGGACGGCGCTGTGGGCGCGGTGGTCTCCGAGGCCCTGTCCGCCTGCATGCTCACGAGCGACAAGGCGGCGGTGAAGCTCGAGCGCGAGGTGTCCGACGCGCTGCCCCCGGTGCGCATGGACGCGCGCCGCCTGTTTCACGTCTTCCGCAACGTGGTGGAGAATGCCGTGCAGCACTCCCCCCAGGGCACTACCGTTCACGTAACGGCGGAGACCGTGGAAGAGGCGGGGCGCCCGTGGGTGCGCTGCACCGTCCACGACGGCGGGCCCGGATTCAAGAGCGAGGACCTGCCCCACGTCTTCGAGCCCTTCTTCAGCAAGCGTCGAGGAGGGACCGGGTTGGGGCTGTCCATCGTCCAGCGCATCCTGGAGGAGCACCAGGGGCGCATTCGCCTGTCCAACCACCCCCAAGGGGGCGCGGAGGTGACCATCCTGCTGCCCGCCCTTTCCCCCGCCGTTCACACCGGCACAACTCCGCAGTCACAGGTGTCATGA
- a CDS encoding sigma-54-dependent transcriptional regulator: protein MTRTRILLVDDEPGVRLGMKGYLTQHGFDVDEATSVAEAQEGFRTHRPDVAVIDYRLPDGTALELLPRLKELDAAVPLVVLTGHGSIELAVQAVKEGAEQFLTKPLELAVLKVVLERLVAQRRERQRLLADRSRAVRTQVDPFIGNSPAIRALRDQAERVRDSDSPVLVTGETGSGKSVLARWLHEGGPRKEAPFVDLNCAALSKDLLDSELFGHEKGAFTSAVAAKQGLLEVADRGTLFLDEIGDMDVAVQPKLLKVLEEKRFRRLGDVKDRRVDVRLVAATHQDLQLAAREKRFRSDLYFRISTLILHVPPLRERAEDVPVLASHFLAEMGAHRGRGQVELEPDAERALMAYSWPGNIRELRNVLERAVLLSGTSRLSRSALRFESLLPAEEPLGEDLTLEELEHRHIERVLAREGGHVERAATKLGISRSSLYAKLKGWQHKGG from the coding sequence ATGACTCGCACCCGCATCCTGCTCGTGGACGACGAGCCCGGCGTCCGTCTGGGTATGAAGGGCTACCTCACCCAGCACGGCTTCGACGTGGATGAAGCCACCAGCGTGGCCGAGGCCCAGGAGGGCTTCCGCACGCACCGGCCCGACGTGGCCGTCATCGATTACCGCCTGCCGGATGGCACGGCGCTGGAGCTGTTGCCCCGGCTCAAGGAGCTGGACGCGGCGGTGCCCCTGGTGGTGCTCACCGGGCATGGCTCCATCGAGCTGGCGGTGCAGGCGGTGAAGGAAGGCGCCGAGCAATTCCTCACCAAGCCGCTGGAGCTGGCGGTGCTCAAGGTGGTGCTGGAGCGGCTCGTGGCCCAGCGGCGCGAGCGGCAGCGGCTGCTGGCGGACCGCTCGCGCGCGGTGCGCACGCAGGTGGATCCATTCATCGGGAACAGCCCCGCCATCCGCGCGCTGCGCGACCAGGCGGAGCGCGTGCGCGACAGCGACAGCCCGGTGCTCGTCACGGGCGAGACGGGCAGCGGCAAGAGCGTGCTCGCGCGCTGGCTGCATGAGGGGGGACCGCGCAAGGAGGCCCCCTTCGTGGACCTGAACTGCGCGGCGCTGTCCAAGGACCTGCTGGACTCGGAGTTGTTCGGCCACGAGAAGGGCGCCTTCACCAGCGCGGTGGCCGCGAAGCAGGGCCTGCTGGAGGTGGCGGACCGGGGCACGCTGTTCCTGGATGAGATTGGCGACATGGACGTGGCCGTCCAGCCCAAGCTGCTCAAGGTGCTGGAGGAGAAGCGCTTCCGCCGCCTGGGGGACGTGAAGGACCGGCGCGTGGACGTGAGGCTCGTGGCCGCCACGCACCAGGATCTGCAGCTGGCCGCGCGAGAGAAGCGCTTCCGAAGCGACCTGTACTTCCGCATCAGCACGCTCATCCTGCACGTGCCGCCCCTGCGCGAGCGCGCGGAGGACGTGCCGGTGCTCGCGAGCCACTTCCTGGCGGAGATGGGCGCGCACCGGGGCCGCGGCCAGGTGGAGCTGGAGCCCGACGCGGAGCGGGCCCTGATGGCCTACAGCTGGCCGGGCAACATCCGGGAGCTGCGCAACGTGCTGGAGCGCGCGGTGCTCCTGTCCGGCACCTCGCGACTGTCGCGCAGCGCCCTGCGCTTCGAGTCCCTGCTGCCCGCGGAGGAGCCGCTGGGCGAGGACCTCACGCTGGAGGAGCTGGAGCACCGCCACATCGAGCGCGTGCTGGCGCGCGAGGGCGGCCACGTGGAGCGCGCGGCGACGAAGCTGGGCATCTCCCGCAGCTCGCTCTACGCGAAGCTCAAGGGCTGGCAGCACAAGGGCGGCTGA